The Apium graveolens cultivar Ventura chromosome 6, ASM990537v1, whole genome shotgun sequence genome contains a region encoding:
- the LOC141665778 gene encoding uncharacterized protein LOC141665778 has product MLAYGAAADQCAEICRMGESTILQCMKKFCQQVEGLFGKEYLRAPTPADISRDRRFLWVWHAFFVVPGAQNDINVLGQYPIFDKVIAGDSPTVVFHVNDKRYNNDYYLVDGIS; this is encoded by the coding sequence ATGCTAGCTTATGGTGCAGCAGCTGATCAATGTGCCGAAATATGTAGAATGGGAGAATCAACTATACTTCAGTGCATGAAAAAGTTTTGTCAGCAAGTGGAAGGACTCTTTGGTAAAGAGTACCTTCGTGCTCCAACACCTGCAGATATTTCTAGAGATCGTCGCTTCCTATGGGTGTGGCACGCTTTTTTCGTTGTCCCCGGAGCTCAAAATGATATTAACGTTCTAGGACAATATCCCATATTTGATAAAGTTATCGCAGGAGATAGCCCAACGGTGGTGTTTCACGTCAACGACAAAAGATACAATAATGATTATTATCTTGTTGATGGGATATCCTAG
- the LOC141665779 gene encoding uncharacterized protein LOC141665779 → MVDWNRAQIVHHLIKVVTKSSSLWPKWVNATVLKHKHFWTLSMPTDCSWIWRRVLKLRRVALQFLTYSIGGGSDISLWFDPWWGGICLADTHNSPIISQCGLHHNARLSSIILNGTWRLPRPNPRHHHLDPLLTQWLQAFDYPTVNSNGMDTLLWDGINATKIKTWHIWNSIRSRGYLVPWYKAILHRLRVTRYAHHQWLMCHGRLNTLSRLHRFGIVDSEQCFLCISGRETDSHLFVHCTYSRWILSQLLGMLGISIIGDTWLSMLINLG, encoded by the coding sequence ATGGTAGACTGGAATCGGGCTCAAATTGTTCACCATTTGATCAAAGTGGTAACCAAGTCTAGTTCTCTCTGGCCTAAGTGGGTGAATGCCACCGTGTTGAAGCATAAGCATTTCTGGACATTATCAATGCCTACAGATTGTTCCTGGATTTGGAGAAGAGTTTTGAAGCTTCGTAGAGTTGCTCTCCAATTCCTTACTTACTCTATTGGCGGGGGGAGTGATATTTCTTTATGGTTTGATCCTTGGTGGGGAGGTATTTGTTTGGCTGATACTCACAACTCTCCGATCATTTCTCAATGTGGTTTACATCACAATGCTAGGTTGAGCAGTATCATTCTTAATGGTACTTGGAGACTCCCGAGGCCCAATCCTAGGCATCACCACCTGGATCCCTTGCTAACTCAATGGCTCCAAGCTTTTGACTACCCAACTGTCAACTCCAATGGGATGGATACTCTTCTGTGGGATGGCATTAATGCAACCAAAATCAAGACTTGGCACATATGGAATTCGATTAGAAGCAGGGGATACTTGGTGCCTTGGTATAAGGCTATTTTGCATCGTCTTCGGGTCACTCGCTATGCTCACCACCAATGGCTCATGTGTCATGGTAGACTCAACACACTGTCCAGATTGCATAGATTTGGCATTGTAGATTCTGAACAATGTTTTCTTTGTATTAGTGGTAGAGAGACAGATTCGCATTTGTTTGTTCATTGTACTTATAGCAGGTGGATTCTGTCTCAGCTCCTTGGCATGTTGGGCATCTCGATTATTGGGGATACTTGGCTATCCATGCTCATTAATTTAGGCTGA
- the LOC141665780 gene encoding uncharacterized protein LOC141665780: MGVLETKVKVSNALSISKKINKNWQWLFNYDRHYNGRIWVGWNPNIWEVSLHSKSVQFITCNARLIEKNLNIIVTFVYAFNDAIDRVQLWEYITSTCSSPLPWTFLGNFNCITSLNKVLGGREHWIHGMQCFKDCLVNSGLEPMRTVGDTYTCTNKRLHGPVFKRLDRMVANSTWFNTFTEDLVASAWSIHCIGSPVAQFSARLKHTKLLLRKFNRDHGNVHNQSKFIEEQELISKLNLDLAQEESLLLQKARVRWLQLGDNNNSFFHKKCKVNWNRSKVLSLQDTDGHLVNGQASCASVAVNYFSQLLGAPANFDDNVDLSMVNCKEVNVEQSRLLVAPVNDTHIFDTIKKMKKNKAPRPDGVNVEFFLATWNITASRLKKIMPTLVDISQSAFIPGRSIFDNILLAQELFRGYERETGVPKCALKIDLHKAFDSVHWSFILAVLKRMRFPNIMVGVGWLQELLKVLVSCAIVMLTLLVGLTLSIPRGTFPVKFLGVPLISYQLCVNDCMPLIEKITSRLHSWATLLLSPAGRVMLIKSIVHAIEAF, from the exons ATGGGAGTCTTAGAAACTAAGGTCAAGGTCTCCAATGCTTTGAGCATTTCGAAGAAAATTAACAAGAATTGGCAATGGTTGTTCAACTATGATCGTCACTATAATGGTAGAATTTGGGTTGGGTGGAACCCTAATATTtgggaggtttctttgcattcaAAATCTGTTCAATTTATTACTTGTAATGCTAGGCTCATTGagaagaatttaaatattattgtAACTTTTGTTTATGCTTTCAATGATGCAATAGATCGTGTACAACTTTGGGAGTATATTACTTCTACTTGTTCTAGTCCATTACCTTGGACTTTCCTTGGTAATTTTAACTGTATTACCAGTCTTAATAAGGTTCTTGGAGGTCGTGAGCATTGGATTCATGGGATGCAATGTTTCAAGGATTGTTTGGTCAATAGTGGCTTGGAGCCCATGCGTACGGTTGGTGACACTTACACTTGTACTAATAAAAGGTTGCATGGTCCGGTTTTCAAACGTCTTGATCGTATGGTTGCTAATTCCACTTGGTTCAATACTTTCACCGAGG ATTTGGTTGCTTCTGCTTGGTCTATTCACTGTATTGGCTCCCCTGTTGCCCAGTTTAGTGCAAGACTTAAGCACACTAAATTGTTACTTCGAAAGTTTAATAGAGATCATGGCAATGTTCATA ACCAGTCTAAATTCATTGAAGAGCAAGAGTTAATCTCTAAACTTAACTTGGATTTGGCTCAAGAGGAATCTCTCTTGCTTCAAAAGGCCAGGGTTAGGTGGCTGCAACTTGGTGATAATAACAATTCCTTTTTTCATAAAAAATGTAAGGTAAATTGGAATCGAAGTAAGGTCTTGTCTCTTCAAGACACTGATGGTCACTTGGTTAATGGTCAGGCTTCCTGTGCCTCTGTAGCTGTGAATTACTTCTCCCAGCTTTTGGGAGCCCCTGCTAATTTTGATGATAATGTTGATCTCTCCATGGTTAATTGTAAAGAAGTCAATGTTGAGCAATCTAGGCTCCTGGTGGCTCCGGTGAATGACACTCACATTTTTGACACTATcaagaaaatgaagaagaacAAGGCCCCTAGGCCTGATGGGGTAAATGTCGAGTTCTTTCTTGCTACTTGGAACATTACAG CCTCTAGACTCAAGAAAATTATGCCTACTTTAGTGGACATTTCTCAATCTGCTTTCATTCCGGGTAGATCAATTTTTGACAATATTCTCCTGGCTCAAGAGTTATTCAGAGGGTATGAAAGGGAGACTGGGGTGCCCAAATGTGCTCTCAAGATTGACTTGCACAAGGCCTTTGACTCTGTTCATTGGAGCTTCATTTTAGCAGTTTTGAAAAGAATGAGATTTCCGAATATCATG GTTGGAGTGGGTTGGCTCCAAGAATTACTAAAAGTACTAGTTTCTTGTGCAATTGTGATGCTGACTTTACTAGTTGGTTTGACCTTGTCCATCCCTCGAGGTACATTTCCTGTCAAATTCCTTGGGGTGCCTCTTATTTCATACCAACTGTGTGTGAATGATTGTATGCCTCTAATTGAGAAAATTACCTCTAGATTGCATTCTTGGGCCACTCTGTTACTCTCTCCTGCAGGAAGAGTTATGCTTATCAAGTCGATTGTTCATGCCATAGAAGCTTTTTGA